The Glycine max cultivar Williams 82 chromosome 12, Glycine_max_v4.0, whole genome shotgun sequence genome window below encodes:
- the LOC100816121 gene encoding telomere repeat-binding protein 2 isoform X1, translating to MSSDTSSEKDQSGFVKECQDANKPSKSVISDEGSCDKSGFSRLSSQTNNKNCGLKEFPHLAIDGDAGTASIVTSSTCLEGFIAEKLVDGNSHFKVENVTSTVNLDSSDYPKHSNFKLHGDTSKGKDELHKFEKVPIGSGIDMCSFEDPLDDNPPALISLGGNAKLSGYNDRIPCSLLSKSRDNVPVVSRDDDENSYGCTHPINTKTKSFRLKTGIGDNRISKRLASNFQKVAEKTKDHTHSNNDGDWKRTYCSKRNCNKHQSSQMNIPFKKRKLFNYRSVSNSNGLIRSGGIYYSPENCMNQDGCGSPPGMHKDPGMPSLEACQHQTLRSRGSHVNLRIKSFRVPELFIEVPETATIGSLKRTVMDAVTAVLGGELHIGVFLQGKKVKDDSKTLLQTGISHQNELDALGFTLEPNSSQSLPIVCAAHSPGPKADITQPVIRYPSSPAVIHQRIQGNSDMLPEHQVTSLGSHFENDHDSAPSPVNASVEKGMKDSKELVTVPEMDEELAMVPVHQKSKRSEIVQRRIRRPFSVDEVEALVQAVEKLGTGRWRDVKVCAFDNAKHRTYVDLKDKWKTLVHTARISPQQRRGEPVPQELLDRVLVAHAYWSHQQTKPQHKHHPETETVFSF from the exons ATGTCTAGTGATACATCATCAGAAAAGGATCAGTCTGGATTTGTCAAAGAGTGCCAAGATGCAAATAAACCATCCAAATCTGTGATTTCTGATGAAGGAAGTTGTGACAAAAGTGGTTTCTCTCGTCTTTCTtcacaaacaaacaacaaaaattgtggtttgaaagaattCCCACATCTTGCAATTGATGGTGATGCAGGGACTGCTTCTATAGTAACAAGTTCTACTTGCTTAGAAGGGTTCATTGCAGAGAAATTGGTGGATGGAAATAGCCATTTCAAAGTGGAAAACGTTACTAGCACAGTTAATTTAGATTCTTCTGATTATCCAAAGCATAGTAATTTCAAGTTACACGGTGATACAAGTAAAGGAAAGGATGAGTTGCATAAGTTTGAGAAGGTGCCAATTGGTAGTGGGATTGACATGTGTAGTTTTGAGGACCCTTTGGATGATAATCCTCCTGCGTTGATCAGTTTAGGTGGCAATGCCAAATTGTCTGGGTATAATGATAGGATTCCCTGTAGCTTGTTGTCCAAAAGTCGTGACAATGTACCAGTAGTTAGTAGAGATGATGATGAAAACTCTTATGGGTGTACTCACCCTATTAATACTAAAACCAAGTCCTTTAGGCTAAAGACTGGTATAGGTGATAATAGAATAAGTAAAAGACTGGCTTCTAACTTTCAGAAAGTTGCTGAAAAAACAAAGGATCATACACATTCTAACAATG ATGGAGATTGGAAGCGAACTTACTGCAGCAAGAGGAACTGCAATAAACACCAAAGTTCTCAGATGAATATTCCTTTCAAAAAGAGGAAGCTTTTTAATTATCGCTCTGTTTCAAATTCTAATGGATTGATCAGGAGTGGTGGTATTTATTATTCACCTGAGAATTGTATGAATCAGGACGGTTGTGGTTCACCACCTGGGATGCACAAAG ACCCTGGAATGCCATCTTTGGAAGCATGTCAACATCAGACGTTACGAAGTAGAGGTTCTCATG TGAATCTTAGGATCAAGTCATTTAGAGTGCCAGAGCTTTTTATAGAGGTTCCAGAAACTGCAACAATTGGGTCCTTGAAG AGGACAGTGATGGATGCAGTGACTGCTGTGCTTGGAGGTGAATTGCACATTGGTGTTTTTCTCCAGGGAAAAAAAGTTAAGGATGACAGTAAAACTCTACTTCAAACCGGAATTTCTCATCAAAACGAGCTGGATGCTTTGGGTTTCACCCTGGAGCCTAATTCTTCACAAAGCCTACCGATTGTATGTGCTGCACATTCTCCCGGTCCTAAAGCTGACATAACTCAGCCTGTAATAAG GTATCCTTCCAGTCCAGCTGTAATTCATCAGAGGATTCAAGGCAATTCTGACATGTTACCTGAGCATCAAGTAACCAGTTTAGGTAGCCATTTTGAAAACGACCATGATTCAGCACCTTCTCCTGTTAATGCATCTGTTGAGAAAGGTATGAAAGATTCCAAAGAACTGGTTACTGTTCCTGAAATGGATGAGGAACTAGCTATGGTACCTGTACACCAGAAGTCAAAGCGATCTGAGATCGTCCAACGCCGAATACGCAGGCCTTTTTCTGTAGATGAAGTAGAAGCACTGGTTCAAGCAGTCGAAAAACTAGGAACTGGAAG GTGGCGAGATGTTAAGGTTTGTGCTTTTGATAATGCAAAGCATCGGACATATGTGGATTTGAAG GATAAATGGAAAACACTGGTGCACACGGCAAGAATATCCCCTCAACAAAGGAGGGGTGAACCTGTTCCCCAAGAACTTTTGGACAGGGTTCTAGTGGCCCACGCTTATTGGTCCCATCAGCAGACTAAGCCGCAGCACAAGCACCATCCAGAAACTGAAACTGTCTTCTCCTTTTAA
- the LOC100810752 gene encoding PGR5-like protein 1A, chloroplastic — protein sequence MWRECVWLANELWRRGLMAGTSLSHVIQSTVLELPRTTRHVRISAKSHRVSATSDQRPAGPCCIYVGPLETANKENLEALYCQARDAYYSGQPLIVDDMFDRVELRLRWFGSKSVVKYPRCSIRRQSTFADAEEDLSMVFALASTWAMFLAFGSLACVGPVSYTVGMAYQNAFDSGLSLGSQTPGLGFLAVVNSLIFVGLGFVIGYPVASASAKVLQGLWRNDLVALKGACPNCGEEVFAFVRMDRNIESPHRADCHVCECILEFRTKVEQSVSRFGRQWVYGRIYLVSLRGRSRRK from the exons ATGTGGCGAGAATGTGTTTGGCTTGCGAATGAATTGTGGCGTCGTGGGCTGATGGCCGGCACGAGCCTCTCTCACGTGATCCAATCGACGGTCCTAGAATTGCCCAGAACCACCCGCCACGTCAGAATCTCCGCCAAGAGCCACCGCGTCTCCGCCACCTCTGACCAACGCCCCGCGGGACCCTGCTGCATCTACGTTGGCCCCCTCGAAACCGCTAACAAAGAGAACCTCGAAGCCCTTTATTGCCAA GCACGGGATGCTTATTATAGTGGTCAACCTCTGATAGTGGATGACATGTTTGATAGAGTAGAG TTAAGGCTAAGATGGTTTGGTTCAAAGTCAGTTGTAAAGTATCCTCGGTGCAGTATTAGGAGGCAATCCACATTTGCTGATGCTGAG GAAGATCTGTCTATGGTTTTTGCATTAGCAAGCACATGGGCCATGTTCCTTGCATTTGGCAGTTTAGCCTGTGTTGGTCCCGTATCATACACTGTTGGCATGGCTTATCAAAATGCATTCGATTCAGGCTTATCACTTGGTAGCCAAACACCTGGACTAGGGTTTCTGGCCGTGGTGAACAGCCTTATTTTCGTTGGGCTGGGTTTTGTGATCGGCTACCCTGTTGCTTCAGCTTCAG CTAAGGTGCTTCAAGGCCTTTGGAGGAATGACTTGGTGGCACTAAAAGGTGCATGTCCAAATTGTGGAGAAGAG GTATTTGCATTTGTGAGAATGGACAGGAATATTGAGTCACCTCACAGAGCAGATTGTCATGTGTGTGAATGCATATTAGAATTTCGCACAAAAGTTGAG CAATCAGTCTCAAGATTTGGTAGACAGTGGGTTTATGGGCGTATTTATCTTGTTTCATTAAGAGGCAGATCCCGACGTAAATAA
- the LOC100810228 gene encoding oxysterol-binding protein-related protein 3C, translating to MGSPSKKNESKGFFAAMSSMFTSAVNRSVNGLSVEVINPEGGKEDAEEEAQRGRWKQEERDGYWKMMQKYIGSDVTSMVTLPVIIFEPMTMIQKIAELMEYSYLLDQADESEDPYMRLVYATSWAISVYFAYQRTWKPFNPILGETYEMVNHGGITFLAEQVSHHPPMSAAHAENEHFTYDVTSKLKTKFLGNSVDVYPVGRTRVTLKRDGVVLDLVPPPTKVNNLIFGRTWIDSPGEMIMTNLTTGDKAVLYFQPCGWFGAGRYEVDGYIYNSSEEPKILMTGKWNESMSYQPCDSEGEPLPNTELKEVWHVADVPQNDKFQYTHFAHKINSFDTAPRKLLASDSRLRPDRYALEMGDLSKSGTEKSSLEERQRAEKRSREEKGHSFTPRWFDLTEEVTSTPWGDLEIYQYNGKYSEHRAAADNSGSIDDVDAKSIEFNPWQYGNLATE from the exons ATGGGTAGCCCCTCGAAGAAGAATGAAAGTAAGGGGTTTTTCGCCGCCATGTCTTCCATGTTCACCAGCGCTGTGAACCGATCAGTCAACGG GCTTAGTGTAGAAGTCATAAATCCAGAGGGAGGTAAAGAAGATGCAGAGGAGGAAGCTCAGAGAGGAAGATGGAAACAGGAG GAAAGAGATGGTTACTGGAAGATGATGCAGAAGTATATTGGCTCGGATGTAACATCAATGGTGACATTACCTGTTATTATATTTGAACCAATGACTATGATTCAGAAAATTGCTGAG TTGATGGAGTACTCCTACTTGTTAGATCAAGCAGATGAATCAGAGGATCCATACATGCGGTTAGTTTATGCAA CATCATGGGCTATATCGGTGTACTTTGCATACCAACGAACCTGGAAGCCTTTTAATCCTATCCTTGGAGAGACTTATGAAATGGTTAACCATGGTGGAATTACATTTCTTGCTGAACAG gtGAGTCATCATCCCCCAATGAGTGCTGCGCATGCCGAGAATGAGCATTTTACATATGATGTGACTTCAAAGTTGAAAACTAAGTTTTTGGGAAACTCTGTTGATGTTTACCCTGTTGGAAG AACACGTGTGACCCTTAAGAGAGATGGTGTTGTCTTAGATTTGGTGCCACCTCCTACAAAGGTTAACAACCTCATATTTGGCCGAACTTGGATTGATTCACCTGGGGAAATGATAATGACAAATTTGACAACTGGAGACAAAGCTGTACTATATTTTCAACCATGTGGATGGTTTGG TGCTGGTCGATATGAAGTGGATGGATATATTTATAATTCTTCAGAGGAGCCTAAAATATTAATGACAGGGAAGTGGAATGAGTCAATGAGTTATCAACCCTGTGATTCAGAAGGAGAGCCTCTTCCAAACACAGAATTGAAAGAg GTTTGGCATGTTGCTGATGTTCCCCAGAATGACAAATTTCAGTATACACATTTTGCTCATAAAATAAACAGCTTTGACACTGCCCCTAGAAAGTTGTTGGCATCAGATTCTCGACTACGCCCAGATAGATATGCACTCGAGATGGGCGATCTGTCAAAATCTGGGACAGAAAAGAGCAG TTTGGAGGAAAGGCAGCGTGCTGAAAAGAGAAGCCGAGAGGAGAAAGGGCATAGCTTCACACCAAGATGGTTTGATTTAACTGAAGAAGTGACATCAACTCCTTGGGGTGATTTGGAAATCTATCAATATAATGGTAAATACAGTGAACATCGAGCTGCTGCAGATAACTCAGGAAGCATTGATGATGTTGATGCTAAATCAATTGAATTCAATCCATGGCAGTATGGTAATTTGGCCACGGAATGA
- the LOC100526939 gene encoding uncharacterized protein LOC100526939 codes for MKEGKSVKLNHQQPHQNGHLTPSKFAKLFDPEASWDKDQLGDVLHWIRQVLGLACGFLWGSIPLVGGIWFIIFLALSTGIIYSYYAVMLKVDEEEFGGHGALLQEGLFASITLFLLSWILVYSLAHF; via the exons ATGAAAGAAGGTAAATCCGTTAAACTCAACCATCAACAACCGCACCAGAACGGTCACCTCACGCCTTCAAAATTCGCCAAATTGTTTGATCCCGAAGCTTCCTGGGACAAG GATCAATTGGGAGACGTATTGCATTGGATTAGACAAGTGCTTGGCCTTGCGTGTGGATTCCTTTGGGGTTCCATACCTTTGGTTGGAGGCATATGGTTTATCat CTTTTTAGCGTTATCCACTGGGATTATATATAGTTACTATGCAGTAATGTTAAAGGTTGATGAGGAAGAGTTTGGCGGTCATGGAGCCCTCCTTCAAGAGGGGCTATTTGCTTCTATAACTCTTTTCCTG CTTTCCTGGATTCTAGTTTACAGTTTAGCACACTTCTGA
- the LOC100816121 gene encoding telomere repeat-binding protein 2 isoform X2 yields MSSDTSSEKDQSGFVKECQDANKPSKSVISDEGSCDKSGFSRLSSQTNNKNCGLKEFPHLAIDGDAGTASIVTSSTCLEGFIAEKLVDGNSHFKVENVTSTVNLDSSDYPKHSNFKLHGDTSKGKDELHKFEKVPIGSGIDMCSFEDPLDDNPPALISLGGNAKLSGYNDRIPCSLLSKSRDNVPVVSRDDDENSYGCTHPINTKTKSFRLKTGIGDNRISKRLASNFQKVAEKTKDHTHSNNDGDWKRTYCSKRNCNKHQSSQMNIPFKKRKLFNYRSVSNSNGLIRSGGIYYSPENCMNQDGCGSPPGMHKDPGMPSLEACQHQTLRSRGSHVNLRIKSFRVPELFIEVPETATIGSLKRTVMDAVTAVLGGELHIGVFLQGKKVKDDSKTLLQTGISHQNELDALGFTLEPNSSQSLPIVCAAHSPGPKADITQPVISPAVIHQRIQGNSDMLPEHQVTSLGSHFENDHDSAPSPVNASVEKGMKDSKELVTVPEMDEELAMVPVHQKSKRSEIVQRRIRRPFSVDEVEALVQAVEKLGTGRWRDVKVCAFDNAKHRTYVDLKDKWKTLVHTARISPQQRRGEPVPQELLDRVLVAHAYWSHQQTKPQHKHHPETETVFSF; encoded by the exons ATGTCTAGTGATACATCATCAGAAAAGGATCAGTCTGGATTTGTCAAAGAGTGCCAAGATGCAAATAAACCATCCAAATCTGTGATTTCTGATGAAGGAAGTTGTGACAAAAGTGGTTTCTCTCGTCTTTCTtcacaaacaaacaacaaaaattgtggtttgaaagaattCCCACATCTTGCAATTGATGGTGATGCAGGGACTGCTTCTATAGTAACAAGTTCTACTTGCTTAGAAGGGTTCATTGCAGAGAAATTGGTGGATGGAAATAGCCATTTCAAAGTGGAAAACGTTACTAGCACAGTTAATTTAGATTCTTCTGATTATCCAAAGCATAGTAATTTCAAGTTACACGGTGATACAAGTAAAGGAAAGGATGAGTTGCATAAGTTTGAGAAGGTGCCAATTGGTAGTGGGATTGACATGTGTAGTTTTGAGGACCCTTTGGATGATAATCCTCCTGCGTTGATCAGTTTAGGTGGCAATGCCAAATTGTCTGGGTATAATGATAGGATTCCCTGTAGCTTGTTGTCCAAAAGTCGTGACAATGTACCAGTAGTTAGTAGAGATGATGATGAAAACTCTTATGGGTGTACTCACCCTATTAATACTAAAACCAAGTCCTTTAGGCTAAAGACTGGTATAGGTGATAATAGAATAAGTAAAAGACTGGCTTCTAACTTTCAGAAAGTTGCTGAAAAAACAAAGGATCATACACATTCTAACAATG ATGGAGATTGGAAGCGAACTTACTGCAGCAAGAGGAACTGCAATAAACACCAAAGTTCTCAGATGAATATTCCTTTCAAAAAGAGGAAGCTTTTTAATTATCGCTCTGTTTCAAATTCTAATGGATTGATCAGGAGTGGTGGTATTTATTATTCACCTGAGAATTGTATGAATCAGGACGGTTGTGGTTCACCACCTGGGATGCACAAAG ACCCTGGAATGCCATCTTTGGAAGCATGTCAACATCAGACGTTACGAAGTAGAGGTTCTCATG TGAATCTTAGGATCAAGTCATTTAGAGTGCCAGAGCTTTTTATAGAGGTTCCAGAAACTGCAACAATTGGGTCCTTGAAG AGGACAGTGATGGATGCAGTGACTGCTGTGCTTGGAGGTGAATTGCACATTGGTGTTTTTCTCCAGGGAAAAAAAGTTAAGGATGACAGTAAAACTCTACTTCAAACCGGAATTTCTCATCAAAACGAGCTGGATGCTTTGGGTTTCACCCTGGAGCCTAATTCTTCACAAAGCCTACCGATTGTATGTGCTGCACATTCTCCCGGTCCTAAAGCTGACATAACTCAGCCTGTAATAAG TCCAGCTGTAATTCATCAGAGGATTCAAGGCAATTCTGACATGTTACCTGAGCATCAAGTAACCAGTTTAGGTAGCCATTTTGAAAACGACCATGATTCAGCACCTTCTCCTGTTAATGCATCTGTTGAGAAAGGTATGAAAGATTCCAAAGAACTGGTTACTGTTCCTGAAATGGATGAGGAACTAGCTATGGTACCTGTACACCAGAAGTCAAAGCGATCTGAGATCGTCCAACGCCGAATACGCAGGCCTTTTTCTGTAGATGAAGTAGAAGCACTGGTTCAAGCAGTCGAAAAACTAGGAACTGGAAG GTGGCGAGATGTTAAGGTTTGTGCTTTTGATAATGCAAAGCATCGGACATATGTGGATTTGAAG GATAAATGGAAAACACTGGTGCACACGGCAAGAATATCCCCTCAACAAAGGAGGGGTGAACCTGTTCCCCAAGAACTTTTGGACAGGGTTCTAGTGGCCCACGCTTATTGGTCCCATCAGCAGACTAAGCCGCAGCACAAGCACCATCCAGAAACTGAAACTGTCTTCTCCTTTTAA